A section of the Trachemys scripta elegans isolate TJP31775 chromosome 10, CAS_Tse_1.0, whole genome shotgun sequence genome encodes:
- the EEF2KMT gene encoding protein-lysine N-methyltransferase EEF2KMT isoform X1 produces MDPAAEEARHLGLRFQRGFLAGRRLSAFPWAELEKKLKSSSDALLLLDILQKTILHPLCMKYPPSVKYRRCFISELIKKHESIAAEPLDELYDVLADILNKEESTTCYKSYLLPTGDSVTLSETVAIISQGTTGLVTWDAALYLAEWAIENSAIFSNRTILELGSGIGLTGIAICKTCNPKAYVFSDYHHCVLEQLRENIHLNGFVLESETGNHTKMQSQNQRTEVMDLQGPKITAAELDWDSVTKEQLSQLQVDVVIAADVVYDPQITSSLISVLQQLSASKTAGKPPEIYIAFTIRNPDTYHLFQTELGKVGIGWQVVPTHTKNLFLYDLHSNITLLKLLA; encoded by the exons gaactggaaaaaaaattaaagagttCATCAGATGCCTTGCTACTGCTGGATATTTTGCAGAAG ACTATTCTTCACCCCTTATGCATGAAATATCCCCCTTCCGTGAAGTACAGAAGATGCTTCATATCTGAACTCATTAAAAAG CATGAGTCCATAGCAGCCGAACCCCTGGATGAATTGTATGATGTACTAGcagatattttaaataaagaagaaTCTACCACCTGTTATAAAAGCTACTTACTG CCCACTGGAGACTCTGTTACACTTTCTGAGACGGTGGCAATAATCTCACAGGGAACCACAGGACTAGTCACGTGGGATGCTGCTCTTTATCTTGCCGAATGGGCAATAGAGAATTCTGCCATTTTCAGTAACAG GACCATCTTGGAATTAGGAAGTGGGATTGGCCTCACAGGAATTGCAATCTGTAAAACCTGTAATCCCAAGGCATATGTATTTAGTGACTACCATCACTGTGTTCTTGAGCAACTGAGAGAAAACATCCATTTAAATGGCTTTGTTCTGGAGTCTgaaactgggaatcacaccaaAATGCAATCCCAAAACCAGAGGACAGAAGTGATGGATTTACAAGGACCAAAAATAACAGCTGCAGAACTTGACTGGGATTCTGTTACAAAGGAACAACTTTCACAGCTTCAGGTTGATGTTGTCATTGCAGCAG ATGTGGTGTATGATCCCCAGATAACTTCATCCCTTATCAGTGTCCTGCAGCAACTTTCCGCTTCCAAAACCGCTGGAAAACCACCTGAGATCTACATTGCCTTCACGATTCGTAATCCAGATACCTATCACCTCTTCCAAACTGAACTTG GTAAAGTTGGGATTGGCTGGCAGGTTGTTCCTACTCACACAAAGAACCTTTTCCTATACGACCTGCATTCAAACATAACTCTTCTAAAATTACTTGCATAG
- the EEF2KMT gene encoding protein-lysine N-methyltransferase EEF2KMT isoform X2 — translation MDPAAEEARHLGLRFQRGFLAGRRLSAFPWAELEKKLKSSSDALLLLDILQKHESIAAEPLDELYDVLADILNKEESTTCYKSYLLPTGDSVTLSETVAIISQGTTGLVTWDAALYLAEWAIENSAIFSNRTILELGSGIGLTGIAICKTCNPKAYVFSDYHHCVLEQLRENIHLNGFVLESETGNHTKMQSQNQRTEVMDLQGPKITAAELDWDSVTKEQLSQLQVDVVIAADVVYDPQITSSLISVLQQLSASKTAGKPPEIYIAFTIRNPDTYHLFQTELGKVGIGWQVVPTHTKNLFLYDLHSNITLLKLLA, via the exons gaactggaaaaaaaattaaagagttCATCAGATGCCTTGCTACTGCTGGATATTTTGCAGAAG CATGAGTCCATAGCAGCCGAACCCCTGGATGAATTGTATGATGTACTAGcagatattttaaataaagaagaaTCTACCACCTGTTATAAAAGCTACTTACTG CCCACTGGAGACTCTGTTACACTTTCTGAGACGGTGGCAATAATCTCACAGGGAACCACAGGACTAGTCACGTGGGATGCTGCTCTTTATCTTGCCGAATGGGCAATAGAGAATTCTGCCATTTTCAGTAACAG GACCATCTTGGAATTAGGAAGTGGGATTGGCCTCACAGGAATTGCAATCTGTAAAACCTGTAATCCCAAGGCATATGTATTTAGTGACTACCATCACTGTGTTCTTGAGCAACTGAGAGAAAACATCCATTTAAATGGCTTTGTTCTGGAGTCTgaaactgggaatcacaccaaAATGCAATCCCAAAACCAGAGGACAGAAGTGATGGATTTACAAGGACCAAAAATAACAGCTGCAGAACTTGACTGGGATTCTGTTACAAAGGAACAACTTTCACAGCTTCAGGTTGATGTTGTCATTGCAGCAG ATGTGGTGTATGATCCCCAGATAACTTCATCCCTTATCAGTGTCCTGCAGCAACTTTCCGCTTCCAAAACCGCTGGAAAACCACCTGAGATCTACATTGCCTTCACGATTCGTAATCCAGATACCTATCACCTCTTCCAAACTGAACTTG GTAAAGTTGGGATTGGCTGGCAGGTTGTTCCTACTCACACAAAGAACCTTTTCCTATACGACCTGCATTCAAACATAACTCTTCTAAAATTACTTGCATAG